Sequence from the Ziziphus jujuba cultivar Dongzao chromosome 9, ASM3175591v1 genome:
ttattattattattattattaattttttttttgaaaaaataggtTATACTGTTTTTCTGGTACTCTTCAATtccatttgaattttgaaataaaatacttagtttgaaaattgttttctgttttagctcgtaaatttatttgaaatgttaTTGCAATTCGGTTTGAGTGTTTAATTTTGAAGAGAATTTCGAAATATGATCTGTGATTCTATATAAGCAACGATTTGTTGAAGATCAGGGATTTTGACTTGTCATTTGTTTTCTGGTTTTCGTCTTTCTTATTCTAGCTTGTTCTGTTAATGATCCAAGATTTTTTTCGCATGTGTGATTGTATTAGGCTGAATAAAACTACAAAGAAGTGGGGTTGTTTCTGTATATAAATCTTTGGATTTGCTTGATTGATTTCTCAGCTTGATTTCCAGAGGAAGTAATAAGGTGATAACGTACTGGGGGGCTTCTAAATCCGACGGCAGTTTGGAAAGATATATGTTTTACGTTGTTGTACCAAAGAAATTCGGACAAAATTGGAGAGTCTGCTAATACGGAGAAGCAGTTGCATGCCTGTTCTTCATTTGTGGGTGGTCGGAGGGGAAATTTAGCAGCCCAGGTAGCTAGCTAACTGTTTTATGCAGCTCAATAGGTCTGAGAACTTGTTTGATACCATGACCAATGAGGTTCCTGGTCCACCAGGACGTTGGATCAGGCAAGAATCTACCTCAGTTGTTGCAAATGTGGGGAAGAATGTACATGGTAAAAACGTCTTAATACACACAGGTGAGGAATTTTCCAGGGAGTATGTTCAGGATAGTGTTTCTGGGCGAAGAATTCCTTCTGGAATTAATACGGCTCAGAACCATGAAAAGAAAGTTCCTTCTGTTGCTAAAGCTAGGAGCCACGAAAAGAGAGTTTCTGCTGTAACTGATATGACTCAGAACCATGAAAAGAAAGTTGGATATGATTGTAATCAGAATCATCAGCTGGGATATGAGGATCTTGCTCGTATTCTGGGGTTAAGGAGGATGAATTCAGAGTGTGCTTCGGAAACATCTGAATTTCTCTCTGCAAAAGGATCTTCCAGAGAGATTGAAGTTGACGgttatgtagataaattaagCAGATGCAACAATGAAGAAGGAGATAATGGGCATGGATCAaggaagccttgtggtgaactaaATTGTGATACTTCTGGTTTTGGACCAACTGGTCCACTCAATTATAAATCTGATTCCCATAATTGCAACAACTTTAGTGGGTCAGGAGTTTTAGATGGTTCTCAATCTGAGAAGTTGAAAGTTCTCTGCAGTTTTGGTGGAAAAATTTTGCCTAGGCCCAGTGATGGGAAACTCAGATATGTTGGGGGAGAGACACGTATCATCTCAATCCGGAAAAATATCTCATGGGATGAGCTTGTGAAGAGAACGTCAAGTATTTGCAACCAACCTCATTCTATTAAGTACCAGCTTCCGGACGAGGATCTTGATGCTCTTATATCTGTGTCTTCTGATGAGGATCTTCAAAATATGATAGAGGAGTACCATGGGCTTGAAAGGCTTGATGGTTCTCAAAGACTACGGATCTTTTTGATTCCTTTAGGTGAATCTGAAAGCACAACTTCCTTTGAGGCAGGCACCTTACAGCAAAGCAATCCAAATTACCAATATGTTGCAGCTGTTAATGGTATGGCAGATCCTAGTCCTAGGAAAAATGCTGGAGAGCTGAATTTAGCAAGTGAAGCAAGTCAACCGGAAACTAAGACATCTGCATTTCCTGTGGAGATTAAGAGTAACTTTAATGCCTTGAATCCTAACCCATTTTTAGAATCCCAGAATATAAACAGATCTTATAATCAGTCTCCTCCTGTTACTCCAATTCTGCATCAGCATGGAGATTCCAAGATTATTCACATGCTACCACATGGTGATAACTCATGCCAGGGTAGTTATGAGAGCAACTCTTCTTTTGTTTCTACTCAGCTACATCCTGAGAACTCCAGTTACAAATACCCTCCAGCTGGGGCATCAAGTTCAATAAATTACCATTATCATGACCCTTATAAGCTTGCTGACGTTGGATATCAAGATCAGCCACATGGTGGAAATTTCAATAACCTCAATCTGAGCAAAGAGTTGGCAACTCCTTTGGTTGTCGATCAAAATGATGGTGATTTTGGTGGACTCTCCCTTGAGAGGCCAGTGCAAAAGGAAAGGACATTTCATTCTGAAAAGCCTAGTTTGCGTCTGGAAGATCCTATGGGTCTGTTGTCGGAATGTAATGACTCTGTTGATTCTTTCCGGGGCATACCACATGCATTTTCTGACTCCAAATTGCAAGAAAGTGGAGGGAAGTCTGTAACTGCACACTGTTCACAAGAAGGAATGAGCCCATCATCCCCCTTGAACTTTGCAAAGGCTCAATTGTCTTTGCTGCTGAACTCAGGTGTCTCACAAGAAAAGCCAACCAAACTGCATGAGAATATCAATATCGTCAATCCCTGGGAGCAAAATAAGTTAGTAGATGATGGGTCACTTGAAGGGCACAAAATACTGGATCTCCCAAATTCTTCTCCATGTTGCGAAGCAGTGTGCAGGAAGGAACCTACTCAAAAGGGTACTGGTAATACTGATGACAAGTTTCAAACTTCTGAAAATAATCTCTTTAAATCTGCGTTTATGATGCCTAATCCATGTGAGAAAGATTCTTTGACTTTGGAAACAATGAAGAGAACCAATGCAGTAGACCCTCTATTGGACCAAGAAGGAAAGCTTTATGGAGGGAGTTTGCTTACCGCAGGTGTGGAATACAAGAACAAATTGCCTAATAAAAACCCAAATCCATCTTTTACAAATGTCTCTGAAGATACAATACCTACATCCTCAGCCATGGATTTCAAACCTATGGTAGATAACTTGGTCGAGCATCCTATTAACTGTCGACATGAAAAAACTGTCCCTGATCTATTGGGCACAAGCCAAATAGTTTCCAGTGATCAGAATTGTGCTCTGACTGGGAGATTGATTGATGAACCAGGAAACAGTGACTCAGGTACCGCAGATCCAGAAATTCCAGGCTTAGGTCCGACTGTGAGAAGGCTCTCACACAATGGAAATTCTTTGTCTGATCTAATGCCTGGGTCGTCCAATGATTCATTTGTCCCTGAACCTGCACTGGTTCAGCCTGTTGCTAGTAATATGGTTCATGAAGAACCCTTGCTATTAAGCTCTGTAAATTTGCATCCATTGCAACCTCGTGGTGATCCTGGTATAAACTCAAATTTGCAAGACCAGAAACCGTTGCAAGATGCTGGGTTTAAGCGAGAGGTTTCTCTCCTTGATGATGATTTTGTTGGCTATCCAAATTCAAAGGTTGAGAATATTGGCTTTGGAGGATCCAGTTATGAAGAATCTAATGTTGCagatggtaaaaataaaaatcagttgGAGTCAGTGGTTACTGTGGAGGATGTGACTGATGTTGTTCTTCCTGGCATTCAGTCTTCATCCACATGTACTCCATATAACATGGATGAAACCATTGGTTATGTTATATCCCCTACTGCAACAGAAGTGGAAAGCGTCATTCCCGAGTCTGAGTCGGAGGTAAAATTCATTgaatttattggtgtctagttttaatatcatatatttatttatttatatatttatatatttatttttcctagttCTAATTGCTTCTTTTATATACAGGATGGTAAAGCATATGATGAGGACAATGGACCATTTACTGATGCAATGATAGCTGAGATGGAAGCCAGCATCTATGGCTTGCAGGTTTCTCACTGATGTCTTAATTTTTTCCAATTgcagttttttttattgtatattcTATTACCATGTGGGAAAAGTTATTTGTTTTTCTGGGTGGACCCTCTGCTAGCTTATTGATGGCATAGGCTATCCACTATTTGTCTTTGGAAGAACTTTTATATTGTTTACAAAAACTGATAGTACTTCCTGAATACTGATTTGCTTGTGAAAACTTAGTAATCGACTTCTTTAATTAAAGAGCTGACTCTACATCTGATTATGATCTTCCTGCTGTTTTCACTTTGTGATGCATAAGTATGATTTAGATTGTCAACTTTTCTCATGTCTCCTCATGGAATTGTTTCATTGcctgaaaaagaaaagatgttTGTTACCCCTTTAGTCTATAATCACTTAAACCATGTAACTTCTGACTCATGCTTTATCTTGAGTAGAAATATAGAGCTCAATAGTTAATTGTTATTGATTTATGTATAGAGCTGTCCGCAATCATGATTACAAGGTAATTCTGTTTGCCTACTAAAGACAAAGTCGTAATGTATTCTTAGATAATTAGGTAGCAATATGGGGATTCATTTGGGATTTTTATTGCATGGCTTTAATGTTGGACATTCATAGCTTTCTGTTTAATGGTTCAGCTATAGAGCTGTAGTTGAAAAGGTATTGTTATTCTAATTTAAAAGGGAAGCAGGAATCAGAGGATGTAATGTTAATCAGTGGCATAGCCATGTTTTATGTGGATAATAAGGGCCATGCTTCTAGTCTCTTTGATTTCTTGTTGCCAGCTACTGCACATCTTTATTAACCTTACTGAGGGTTTtcccacaaaagaaaaaaagaaaaaaagaaaaaaggaaaaaagatcttCAACTGCTGATTCCGAGCGTAATGCTTTACTCTTGACGTACAAAATTTGTCTTCTTGCTTCTGATGTTGTCTTTGATTGATTAGGTGTTGTTCAGTTTTGATAAAATCACACCTAATGTGACTTATTTTTAAAAGACAGCTTCCTGGTATATTTCTAGAGGTGTTTGTAATTTTATCTATATGCAACTGAATCTTTTTATTCTGATGTCCAGATTATAAGGAATGCTGACCTTGAAGAACTTCAGGAGTTAGGATCTGGTACATATGGAACTGTTTATCATGGAAAATGGCGAGGAACAGATGTTGCCATAAAGAGAATTAAAAAGAGCTGCTTTGCAGGGAGATCATCTGAGCAAGAACGGTTGGTGGGTCTTctgaacaattttatttttcatgcacctttttggtttctttgctttgcatttttattgtttattttgtggGTTTCAAAATGTGGATGATTTCTTAGGAGGACTAAACATTTGATGCCATTTGTAAGTTATTGAAATTTTGAGTAACTTCATAGAGTAATTAGGTATATATTCAACCATACATCTACCAGAAGAAAAGATACTGGTTTCATCGGGAATGTAAGCAGTGTAGTTTATAGTCTGTGTTCTTTATGTACATTAATGCACGGATGTTTGGtgtgaaaatttgaaatgttATTCTTTTAGCTGTTATTTGTTCTTCATGTGAAGTGAAACTATTCTCTTTGGTTGTATCAGACGAAAGACTTCTGGAGAGAAGCACAGATCCTCTCAAATCTTCATCACCCAAATGTGGTTGCATTTTATGGGGTAGTACCTGATGGAACTGGAGGAACGTTGGCAACAGTAACTGAATATATGGTGAACGGATCACTTAGGCATGTCCTACTTAAGAAGGATAGGTAATTTAACCCTCATTTCCTTTCTTCAGTTATAGGTTTCCTACTGTTATTTATACTTTCTTTGCACATGAGGCAGATCGCTTGACCGTCGAAAAAAgcttattattgccatggatgCGGCCTTTGGCATGGAATACTTGCATTCAAAGAATATTGTCCATTTTGATTTGAAATGTGATAACTTATTAGTCAATTTGAGGGATCCACAAAGGCCTATATGCAAggtaaataatttgaaaatccaGTTATCACTTGTCAAGAAATATATCCAAATacacttcaaattaattttctttctaaggCTCTTTAGTTCATGCTGAAGGCTTTGAAATTGAAGAAACTGAAAATTCTACCAAAAGATAGACTATTTCCAATCTATGTGCTTCCATGGTGAgctaaatgagaaaaaaaaaaaaaaggaaactggCTGAAATTGTTTACATTTTCTGGTCATAGAATAGCTAGGAGCGGCATTTGATACTAATTTTGTGCGATTTGTCTGAGGAAGTTCCTATCCTCGACATAAATTCTCCAGTTTACTGCTTGGATTTTCGTAGGTTGGAGATTTCGGATTATCAAGAATTAAACGAAACACTCTAGTATCAGGTGGCGTGAGAGGAACACTTCCATGGATGGCACCAGAACTGTTGAATGGTAGTAGCAACCGGGTTTCTGAGAAGGTTGGTAGGATTTTGTATATGTCATAAAGGTAAGAGAAAGAATGGGATTGTTCAGCACCGCAATAAAAAGtgtggttttgattttgataggtTGATGTTTTCTCATTTGGGATTTCAATGTGGGAAATCTTGACTGGGGAGGAACCCTATGCGAATATGCATTGTGGTGCCATCATTGGTAAGCTTAAACCATCTTCCTCTTCATTCATAATTGCTGATTCTGAAATGGTTACAAAGTTATGTTTGTTCACAAGgaaataaatagatatataaatgtatgtgtGTTTGAATTTATAGTTTCCATGATATATATCTCAAAAACAGTTTATGAGTGTATAATGCACCTGAGCCAAATTTCTGTATTAGCTGTAGAAGGGTAATATATTCCTCAAGATACGAAAAACTTGATCCATCTAAGTTTCAAGTACAGGAATGTCATTgctaaaattacaataattattGTTTGCAAGTGGCAGTTCTTATACATTTAAACTATTTAATTCATGCTACTGTAGTGTTCTTATAAGCtcattcaaaatatttaaaaagtagAATGTATGCACCTCCATGATAATTTTAACTTCTAATATGTTACTCAAAAATATAGGTGAGCATTTATTATTGTGTGATACTGTATGATTGCATCAGTAAAATTATGAGACATATGGCTATATGTGTACATTCAAAGGACTGCAGAACTTGTTCTAGAAACATCGGTGCTTGGTTTCGTTTGTTTATAGTGTATTGAAGCATAgctatatttgttattatcagTAAATAtctactttttttgtttattattattatcaaatttatgcCATAAACGTATAAGAAGATTGAACGTCATCTTTGGCTATTTGGAATCAGAAAATTTAGGAAATCAAATTGGGCAATTCATGATTTCTCAATCATTAATAGCAGAGTCATAACTTTTGAACACCAGTAAAGGTGCTTTACACTTGATAACCTATTTATTTTAGTCAGAATTATAAATTAGTTTCCATAGACTCGGTTACTTCTATTTATATCACATTTCCATTTTCCCTATTTGCATTGAGTAGAAATTTTACCATCAAGATATCCTGATGGAATTTAGTGCGGGCACCAAAGTCACAACATGTTGCGGGATAAATTCATCCCTCAACATGTTACGTGATGTTGTTATATGCACCAATTTCATTAGGATATCCTTATGGTAAACAGACTGTCACGTTGAGATCATATGTGGtggctactttttttttttttttttttctcttattattattttttttctttaactcaATTTTTATCGACTGATTTCCTAACTTGTGAGTGAAGGGGGAATTGTGAAAAACACTCTTCGACCTCCTGTCCCGGAACGCTGTGATCCTGAGTGGAGGAAGCTGATGGAACAATGCTGGTCACCTGATCCTGAAATCCGACCATCATTTACTGAAATAACTAATAGGCTGCGAACTATGTCTATTGCGCTTCAGGCAAAAGGACCTAGTAATCAGACAAGACAGATGAAGCCTAACATGTCCTCGTAAATTAAAGGAGATAAAAagcacatattttatttttcaggtACCAGATTGTCGAGCATCTTCAGTCGAAGCTCATTGTTTTGAGGATTGAGAAAAACTTTGCGGTTGATCATCCCTACGGTTTGATGGTCTGTTTTTCCTTCATTACTATGTTGATAAAGATAAGTTCCATTTGTTTATTCTTTGTCACAAGAAAACGCGAGATGAGAGTAGTAAGTGATGTGGAGATCATTTGCAAATTTTTCTTCTTAGTGTAGTGTAATGAAATTTTCCTGGAAAAAACGAGTgtccatatgtatatatacatagaaaagCATGAAAAGCACTATTATCAATTCAATATTGCTTGACACAAAGTCTTTTGATTCCTTtcatgttctttttctttttccatattGACTTCACgaggaatttttatttattttgtggggTGACTCCAGAATGTAAGATAGTCCATGAGAAATTACAAGGTAGTTTCGTATTGTTACCCTTCCATTAGGTGCTGATATTGTAAATTTCCTGAAAATGAACACAGATTATATAGTGCTTTTTATCCTCTCATTCAGTTCCAACCAACAACCATCTGATACAAGCCTAGAGAAGGACGTTTGACTAAAACatgctttctttttccttataaGGGAGATGAAGCACGAACTGTTTTGTACTACAGGCTGATTATCTCTTTAATTAAACAGTGGCTTTACGACAAgtttttggttgaaattttctGAATCTTTAACAACCATGCCGTGGGTCCCTTGGATATCTTTCCATATGCATTTATTGAACATCCAATTGGCTACCCTTCCATGGGACCCACTTATGTGGCAGCCATCGGTCAATGATGAGTTAGTCTCCCACTGTCTTGTGGTACAATGATAAACACAACGATTTCCATTCACACCTCTCCGACCaagaaaataaagcaaaaagatTCACAGTTTTATAACCGATCTCTCTTGGACATAAATTTATGATTAAGTTGATAAAAACAATATTCAGTTCTTAGAAATATGTGTGGAAATTGGTCTCACCTACCAAACATTACGATATAGCTGACtaaaacccctttttttttttttttttttcttttttttgggtgaaaagacTAAAATCTGGTTAAGttgcgatatatatatatatatatatatattctccagCCCAAACCTGGACAGATTTTTGACGAGGCATGTGAATACAAAATTGGGGTCTGTaccaataatataaaataaaagctcTTGCagttaattttgtattttttagaaattttcaattcatatgtctaataattaacatatttttcATAATGTTTGATAGAATTCAAAAACTTTTATTGACCGATAAAATTTAGTCAATATAGTCTTGTCAAAGAATCGCTGTACATatgcatattatattttttcttgaaaattgcCATTAAATAAATTGATGGAGCTGAAGCAACAAAAGTAAACTCATTCAAAGCTTCACCAACTTAAATACAGCTAAACGTAAAATCATTCAATGTTCCACAAACTTAAGCAACCAGTAGCAAGCAAATTTATTCAAAgttctaccaaaaaaataaagaataaaaaataaaaaacataaagtcAACTGTTTGGGAGGGGAAGCAGCAAGAAGTGGAGTGGAAGTATAAAAAGATACAAGGTCTCCACTCGtgagaaaaatgtgggaatgcaAAGACGAACGCCCAACAACTAAATAAGCTGTCCACATGGAAAAGTTGATGAACCGTGATGGGGTTGAGTTtttgatttgttaatttatCAAATCTTTGCATTTTCTATTTAAGTATTGCGGTTGAATCACTTTCTGACTCTGTCTTTTCTTTGCGGGAAATGACGGAGAATAATTCAATGCTTTTCATAATTTGGCTCAGCTTCTTGCTCCAACTTTAATCCAAAAGCTCTGTAGCAGTCCATCTTTCCATCTTCTTACTTCTTTACAACTTGTAcaacaattttatataatttaatatcatacgtacacgttatatatatatatatatatattttatataataaatatatatatatatatatatatatatatatatataacatcttCTTCCTCAGAGAAAACGGAGCCAGAAAGACCATACACCATTTTCACATAGAGATGGAGAAAGCATTGAATAGACAGAGAGTTCTGCTTCAACACTTGAAACCCATTTCTTCTTCTCAAACCTATGAATCTGCTACTCTCTCTgtaagtttattttcatttatatttatttatttcagataaaaaaatgatatttttgtatcTGGGTCAAGGTAAATTAACTTgtgttttcttatttcttttggtCTGGTAATTCTATCTCTTTCTCTGCTCTTATAGGCTTCGACATGTGCAGCTGGTGACCTTGCTGCATACCATCGTACAGCTGCTTCTGGAGACGACGTTGTGATTGTCGCGTAAATTCATTGATTCAGAATAATGAATTTTTGATTTACTGGGAAATGTTTTAGAACCTTCTCTATCTAATTCTTGCTGTTTAATAATGTTATGCAGGGCATGCCGAACCGCCATTTGCAAATCCAAGAGAGGAGGTTTTAAAGATACTCCGCCTGATGATTTGTTAGCACCTGTTTTAAAGGTAAACTATCACCCAACTgtccaataaaaaattttttccAGATATATTAGTTTGTCTCCCTGAAGACTTCGGAAGGACCAACCCACAACCTTCTAGTCCCATGGTCTAGTAGGTTAGTTATGACCACTAGATCACAGATTCAAGGAGACGTAGGCAAAAAACAACCAGAAGAAGACTCAGGAAGGACCAACTTTTTCTCAATACTttattaatatatgttaaatgaAATGAGTGTGTTTCTTTGAAGGTTTAGAATTAGTATAAGGGTGTATGAATTCTTTTTGGGTTATGAAAACAATTGCAGTTGTTTTTTGGCTCTGAGAAATCTGATAGTGCCTTTGCGTGTAATTGATTTCTCAATGTAGGCAgtgataaagaaaacaaatttggaCCCAAGTGAAGTAGGCGATATAGTTGTTGGTACAGTTTTGGCTCCTGGCTCTCTAAGAGCAATAGAGTGCAGGATGGCTGCAATTTATGCTGGTTTCCCTGGTAAGTTTTCATGTGTATTCTTCTACTATATGTACTCTTTTCGATTTTTATTTGGATCTGGATCCTAATTAATTTGGTATCCAAACTTCCACTTTAGATTTCATAATCTAATAGTTTGGTATGTGACTAATCTGGTTAATACAGATACGGTACCCATCAGAACTGTCAACCGGCAATGCTCATCTGGCCTTCAGGCAGTGGCTGATGTTGCTGCTTATATAAAAGCAggattttatgaaattggtAGGTGAAAAGACTGCAATTCTTTGCTATCTAAGTAACATACCTTAACCTTACTAAACTTAACGTTGTTTTTTATATAGGTATTGGAGCCGGATTGGAGTGCATGTCAATTGACAAAATGGGCACTGTAACCCCAGCTAGCCAAAAAGTATAAATgaactctttcctttcttgtttTCGTATTCTCCTAAAACAATATCTTGTGACAGAAGAGTATTTGTTAGCTGATGTTTTTGCATTAACAGATAGACATCTTTGAACAAGCCCGCGATTGTCTTCTTCCAATGGGAATGACTTCTGAAAATGTTGCAGAGCGTTATGGTGTGACAAGGCAGGAGCAAGACCAAGCTGCTGTGAGTCAAATTTATTTGATGTGCACTTACCAATAACCATAGAGTGAGGACATAATTCAGTAATCCTAATgtcatatatatgaatttttgtgTGTCTGTGTGTATGTGTACAGGTTGAATCTCATAGGCGTGCTGCTGCAGCAAGGGCGTCTGGTAAATTCAAGGATGAGATTATCCCTGTCTCTACTAAGGTaatcggattttttttttcgtggtGTATACTTGTTGTGGTGTTCTATATCTGATAATTTGCTTGCACAGATTGTGGACCCAAAAACTGGAGAGGTGAAGCCTATTATCGTTTTGGAGGATGATGGAATCCGGCCAAGCACAAACTTGGCTGATTTGGGAAAACTGAAGCCTGCATTCAAAAAGGGTGGATCTACAACCGCAGGTGACATTCATAATTAATAGCAGTATCTTTATAAGTCCTTTGTGGTTCATAACTTATGAAAACACTCATTCAATCTCTTTCATTTTGAATTGAACTATATTTTTACTCTGTTTATGTCTTTCAGGGAATGCTAGCCAGGTGAGTGATGGTGCTGGTGCAGTCCTTGTCATGAAAAGAAGTCTGGCTTTGCAGAAGGGACTTCCTATTCTTGGTGTGCTCAGGTATTAAATGTTATCTTTCTCAGTTATGTTTACCATATAGTTTGAAAAGAAAACTGGGGAAATTCTCAAAGGCTTAGTTGGAAGTAAACATAAGAATGATAATAACTGCAATAGATAAATATGGAAAGTAGAGCTCTTTTGTTTATGCAGTTTTACCATTTGAGATGAATCAAGCAGAAACAATTCTGGAGTAATGTGTGAAGTGTTTGAATGGGAATCTTGCATAAATATTTAGATCTTTGCTAAAACATCCtaatttatcataaataatagGAAGAATGagtttcaaaactttttttgcTGATAGTAGTATGAGAGTTGAATCCACAGTTATGAAACCGCAGAAGTTTGCAATATTGCAGCTTTGGAATGAAAATTTGCGTATATTTTTTTCAGGAGTTTCTGTGCTGTTGGGGTGGATCCTGCTGTCATGGGCATAGGTCCAGCTGTTGCAATTCCTGCTGCAGTAAAGTCTGCTGGTCTTGAGCTCGACGATATTGATTTATTTGAGATTAATGAGGTACAGAGTCTCTATGCCCCTGCTACTTTATAAGAAAGTAATgcaactcaaaaaaaaaaaaaaaaaaaatgaaaaatgaaaaatgaatcaTCTAGCTAAGAAATatcaattttcttcttcagGCATTTGCATCTCAATATGTATACTGCTGTAAGAAACTGGCGCTTGATACTGAGAAAGTCAATGTCAATGGAGGTGCCATGGCTCTTGGCCATCCTTTAGGTGCTACAGGTACATATGTTTATATTTGATTGGCACCTTGGAAGTTCCTATTGAAAGCAACTGTTGGTGGAAAATCAAGCTTGTCATATGCATCATGCTTTATCGTCTGTTTTTGATTCTGGGGTGCCAAAGCTAGAGAAAACATGTTGCCAATTAAAACTTTAACATATAATTGCCCGATGTTTCTGCTGTGGTTGGTCTCAGGTGCTCGATGTGTTTCGACCCTATTGAATGAGATGAAGCGCCGAGGCAAGGATTGTCGATTCGGTGTGATCTCCATGTGCATAGGTCTCTCTTTTCTCTAtccaacatttaaaaaattaaataaaataaaatttatgagaaTTTAGTTTGAAACTTGGAGCCAATTTGCGTTACCTCTTAATCTTAACAACTTAATATGTGAATTTGGCAGGTTCTGGCATGGGTGCTGCGGCTGTTTTTGAAAGAGGGGACTATGTTGATGAGCTTTGCAATGCTAAGACCACCAATACCACCAAGCTTTTGTCCAAGGATGCTCTTTAGACTGATTgatgttgcattttttttttttgtattttatgccCTCTTCTTTGTAACAATGCCATATGTtcctcaaaataattattaataaggcTTTGAGGTTGCATCTGGTGTTTGCAATCTAAAAACAAATTTCATAATTTCCAatagaaattatgttttaattatttattcaatgcatgcctgctaaaaaaaaaaaaaaaaacaagacaaTTTTGATGCCAATTTTTGCATGTTCTACCATTATAAAAACAAATCTAtagtttgaaaacaaaaattatgatTAATAAACAAATGCCAAAGGTCCACCCAAAGAAGAATGAAAATGTCCCGGTCATTTGCTCCAACGCCGCGTCGTTTACCGTTGAA
This genomic interval carries:
- the LOC107426721 gene encoding 3-ketoacyl CoA thiolase 1, peroxisomal isoform X1: MGENGARKTIHHFHIEMEKALNRQRVLLQHLKPISSSQTYESATLSASTCAAGDLAAYHRTAASGDDVVIVAACRTAICKSKRGGFKDTPPDDLLAPVLKAVIKKTNLDPSEVGDIVVGTVLAPGSLRAIECRMAAIYAGFPDTVPIRTVNRQCSSGLQAVADVAAYIKAGFYEIGIGAGLECMSIDKMGTVTPASQKIDIFEQARDCLLPMGMTSENVAERYGVTRQEQDQAAVESHRRAAAARASGKFKDEIIPVSTKIVDPKTGEVKPIIVLEDDGIRPSTNLADLGKLKPAFKKGGSTTAGNASQVSDGAGAVLVMKRSLALQKGLPILGVLRSFCAVGVDPAVMGIGPAVAIPAAVKSAGLELDDIDLFEINEAFASQYVYCCKKLALDTEKVNVNGGAMALGHPLGATGARCVSTLLNEMKRRGKDCRFGVISMCIGSGMGAAAVFERGDYVDELCNAKTTNTTKLLSKDAL
- the LOC107426721 gene encoding 3-ketoacyl CoA thiolase 1, peroxisomal isoform X2, with product MEKALNRQRVLLQHLKPISSSQTYESATLSASTCAAGDLAAYHRTAASGDDVVIVAACRTAICKSKRGGFKDTPPDDLLAPVLKAVIKKTNLDPSEVGDIVVGTVLAPGSLRAIECRMAAIYAGFPDTVPIRTVNRQCSSGLQAVADVAAYIKAGFYEIGIGAGLECMSIDKMGTVTPASQKIDIFEQARDCLLPMGMTSENVAERYGVTRQEQDQAAVESHRRAAAARASGKFKDEIIPVSTKIVDPKTGEVKPIIVLEDDGIRPSTNLADLGKLKPAFKKGGSTTAGNASQVSDGAGAVLVMKRSLALQKGLPILGVLRSFCAVGVDPAVMGIGPAVAIPAAVKSAGLELDDIDLFEINEAFASQYVYCCKKLALDTEKVNVNGGAMALGHPLGATGARCVSTLLNEMKRRGKDCRFGVISMCIGSGMGAAAVFERGDYVDELCNAKTTNTTKLLSKDAL